The Corylus avellana chromosome ca8, CavTom2PMs-1.0 genome has a segment encoding these proteins:
- the LOC132191132 gene encoding putative pectinesterase 63, with protein MVEKVTSIALHVVLTTILFVASLVISDDTAPANKSQLDNWFNSIVKPYTQRAATLDHALVAAEKGAKVIKVSKTKGGNFNTVSDAIKSIPPRNTKRVIVHIGPGVYNERIRIDWTKRFVTFYGSPANMPTLTSSGTAAQYGTDDSATLVVESNYFVAANIILVNSAPRPGNGKSGGQALAIRIAGDKAAFYNCKFKGFQDTVCSDHGNHLFKNCYIEGTVDFIFGSGTSLYLNTVLNVPGDGGFTAITAHGELPSETNGFSFVHCSVTGTGNGTYLGRAWRPYSRVIFSYTTMSGIVNPLGWSDNSHPERDRTVYYGEYKCSGPGSDLSRRVPYTKKLSDNEARPFLALHFIQASSWLLPPPTL; from the exons ATGGTCGAAAAAGTGACATCTATCGCACTCCATGTGGTTCTCACGACAATTCTCTTTGTTGCATCCCTTGTCATATCGGATGATACGGCGCCCGCCAACAAGTCACAACTAGACAACTGGTTCAACAGCATTGTCAAGCCCTACACGCAGAGAGCGGCTACTCTAGACCATGCACTCGTGGCGGCTGAGAAGGGTGCTAAAGTTATTAAGGTTAGCAAAACTAAGGGAGGGAATTTCAATACCGTCTCTGATGCCATTAAAAGCATTCCGCCGCGGAATACAAAACGTGTCATTGTGCATATTGGACCTGGAGTATACAATGAGAGAATTAGAATTGACTGGACTAAGCGTTTTGTTACTTTCTACGGATCGCCGGCAAATATGCCAACTTTGACATCTTCTGGGACGGCGGCACAGTATGGAACAGATGATAGTGCCACCTTGGTTGTCGAATCTAATTACTTTGTTGCTGCAAACATTATTCTTGTG AATTCTGCGCCAAGGCCTGGGAACGGCAAAAGTGGAGGGCAGGCACTTGCAATTAGGATCGCTGGCGACAAGGCTGCCTTCTATAATTGCAAGTTCAAAGGATTTCAGGATACCGTCTGTTCCGACCATGGCAACCATCTCTTTAAGAACTGCTACATTGAAGGCACTGTCGATTTCATTTTTGGGAGTGGCACTTCTCTTTATTTG aatACTGTATTAAATGTACCTGGGGATGGTGGGTTCACGGCGATCACAGCACATGGGGAACTTCCCTCGGAGACCAATGGATTCTCGTTTGTGCATTGCAGCGTAACAGGCACTGGAAATGGTACATACTTGGGAAGAGCATGGAGACCCTATTCCAGAGTGATTTTCTCCTACACTACCATGAGCGGCATTGTCAATCCTCTTGGATGGAGTGATAACTCACACCCAGAACGTGACAG AACGGTTTACTATGGAGAATACAAATGCTCAGGACCGGGTTCAGATCTTTCTCGCCGTGTCCCGTATACAAAGAAATTGAGTGACAATGAAGCCCGACCA